Part of the Oscillibacter hominis genome is shown below.
CCGGTGGCGGCCATGGCGGTGATGTCGGCCAAGGTGGAAAAGGACCTGCGCAACAGCATTAACCGCCGGCTCAACTGCGACACCGCCAATTTGGACAAGGCGGTGGACGCGGCCCAGGAGCAGTTGGAGGCCATCCGGAAGCTGATGGGCGTGGGGCTGATGGAGCAGCTGCCGGACAAGCTCCAGATGACGGCTGCAGCGCGGCTGGAAAACCCGGAGCTGACGCTCAGCGAGCTGGCGGAGACCTTTGAGCCGCCTATCACAAAATCCTGCCTGAACCACCGGCTGCGCAAGATTCAGCAGCTTGCTAAGGAGCTGTAGGCGGCGGGAATGTATAGAAAGGAGCGGGACCATGGCAACAAATCGCGCGGAACTTGCACTGGCCTATCACCAGAGGGGATATAACTGTGCCCAGAGTGTGCTGGCCTCGTTTGGGGACAAGACCGGCCTTTCAGAGCGGGAGGCCCTTGCCGTCGCCTCAGGGTTTGGAAAAGGGATCGGCAGCGGGGAAGAACTGTGCGGTGCCTTCGGCGGCGCGGTGATGGTGCTTGGCCTCATGGAATATCATCCGGGCCAGGATCCGTCTGAGGAAAAAAAGCGGATGTACCAGCAGACCTGCGAGCTGAAGGAGCGGTTCCGCCGGCGCTTCGGCATGCTGCGCTGCAACGAGCTTTTGGCGGCCGGCAAAGGGCCGGGGCGGCCCTGCGGCGCGCTGATCGAAGCTGCTGTGGTGATCACGGAAGAATACATAATGGAGAGTACGCTATGACACAATTTGAATTGGAGAGCAGCCTGACGGCGGAGGAGATTGTCGGCCGGCTGAAAGAGAATGCAGGCGTTTGGAGCGAAAAAAAGCTGTGGACCACCCGGAAGTCCTATTATTTCCGCAGTCGCAAAAACGGCCAGGTGGAGGTGGCCTATACGGGCAAGGTCTTCGGCGCCGTCTGTGCCAAGCTGCGGCTGACAAGGCGGGAAGCGGGCGGGACGGACGTTTCGGTGCGGGCCGGGATCGCTCCCACCACGCTGATCTGCTCGGTGCTTTTGCTGATCATCGCGCTGTGGCTTGCGGTCATGGACGTGAGGCTTTACGGCATCAGCGGCCTTGCACGGGACGTGCTCTATTTCCTGATCGCACTCCTGGGCATCCGTGAGGCGCTGCGCAACCGGAAAGAGGTCCCCGTGCTGGTGGAGTTCATTCAAAAAAATCTGGGCTGAGGAGGCGGAGCATGGCCTTTACCCATCTGCATGTGCATACGGAGTTCAGCCTTTTGGACGGCGCCTGCCGGATTCGGGACCTTCCGAAGCTGGTCAGGGAGCTGGGGCAGGAGGCCTGCGCCATCACGGACCACGGCGTCATGTACGGCGTGGTGGATTTTTACCGCGCCTGCAAGGCGGAGGGTGTCAAGCCCATCATCGGCTGCGAGGTCTATGTGACGCCGGAGGGGCGCACCCGGCTTCAAAAGCAGCACGAGTACGACGCAGAGAGCCGCCACCTGGTGCTGCTGTGCAAGGATGAGACCGGGTACCGGAACCTGAGCTATATGGTCTCCATGGCTTTTGTGGAGGGGTTCTACGTCCGGCCGCGGATTGATCTGGAGCTGCTGCGGGAGCACCACGAGGGACTCATCGCCCTCTCGGCCTGCCTTGCCGGCGAGATTCCCCGGCGGCTGAAAAACGGGGACTATGAGGGAGCAAAGCGCTATGCCCAGGAGATGTCGGAGCTCTTTGGGGAGGACAACTTCTACCTGGAGATGCAGGATCACGGCATCGCCGACCAGAAGCTTGTCAACCAGGGGATTCTGCGCATTCATCAGGAGACCGGCTTGCCCATTGTGGCCACCAACGACGCCCACTATCTGCGCAAGTCCGACGCCGCCAGCCACGATGTGCTGCTGTGCATCCAGACGGGCAAGACGGTGGAGGATGCAAACAGGATGCGCTATGAGCCCCAAAACTTCTATCTGCGCTCCGAGGCGGAGATGGCGGAGCTCTTCCCCCGGGAGGCCATTGAAAATACGGAGAAGATTGCCCGGCGGTGCAACGTGGAGTTCACCTTCGGAAAGTACCATCTGCCCGAGTTCCAGCTTCCGGAGGGCTATGACTCTTTCTCCTATATGAAAAAGCTCTGTGACGAGGGCTACCGCCGTCGCTACGGGGACGACAACAGCCATCGTCCGCAGCTGGAGTACGAGCAGGACATGATCGAGAAGATGGGCTTTACGGACTATTTTCTCATTGTCTCCGACTTTGTGCGCTTTGCAAGGGAGGCTGGGATTCCGGTGGGCCCGGGCCGCGGAAGCGCCGCCGGATCCATGGTGTCCTACTGCCTCCACATCACGGATATCGATCCCATCCAATACGGGCTCTATTTTGAGCGCTTCCTCAACCCTGAGCGGGTCAGCATGCCGGATATCGACATGGACTTCGGAGATACCCGGCGGGGCGAGGTGGTGGACTATGTCCGCCAAAAGTATGGGGACGACCACGTGGCGCAGATCGTCACCTTCGGCACCATGGCCGCCCGGGGCGCCATCCGGGATGTGGGCCGGGTGCTGAACATGCCCTATGCGGAAGTAGACGTGGTGGCCAAGCAGGTGCCCGCCACGCTGCACATCACCCTGGACGAGGCGCTGCGCCTCTCCAAGCCGCTGTCCGACCTCTATGAGAGCGATGAGAAAATCCACCGGCTCATTGACATCGCCCGTTCCATCGAGGGGATGCCCCGCCACGCGTCCACACATGCCGCCGGCGTTGTCATCACAAAAATGCCGGTCTATGAGTATGTGCCCCTGGCCAAGAACGACGACGCGGTGGTCTGCCAGTATGTCATGACCACGCTGGAGGAGCTTGGCCTTTTGAAGATGGACTTTTTGGGCCTGCGGAACCTGACGGTCCTGGATGACGCGGTGAAAATGCTCCAGCTCCACCAGCCGGGTTTCCGCCTGGAGGACATCCCGGAGGACGATGCAGAGACCTTTGAGATGCTCTCCCGGGGCCAGACCTCCGGCGTGTTCCAGATGGAGTCCACCGGCATGACCGGCGTGTGCGTGGGGCTCAAGCCCCAGAACATCGAGGACATCACCGCCATCATCGCCCTCTACCGTCCGGGCCCAATGGACTCCATCCCCCGGTTCATCGCCAGCAAGCAGAACCCGCAGATGATCCGTTACCGGCACCCATCCCTGGAGCCGATCCTCTCCATCACATATGGCTGCATTGTGTACCAGGAGCAGGTGATTGAGATATTCCGCCGCTTGGGCGGCTACTCCCTGGGCCAGGCAGACATGGTGCGCCGCGCCATCTCCAAGAAAAAGGCGGAGCAGATCAAGCGGGAAAAGGAGGCCTTCATCCACGGGGACGCAGAGCGGGGAATCTCAGGCTGTGTGAACAACGGCATCCCGGAGGAGACGGCGGAGGCCATCTATCAGGAGATATACGACTTTGCCAACTACGCCTTCAACAAGGCCCACGCCGTGGCCTATGCGGTGGTGGCGTATCAGACCGCCTACTTCAAATGCCACTACACCAAGGAGTACAT
Proteins encoded:
- a CDS encoding DNA polymerase III subunit alpha, whose product is MAFTHLHVHTEFSLLDGACRIRDLPKLVRELGQEACAITDHGVMYGVVDFYRACKAEGVKPIIGCEVYVTPEGRTRLQKQHEYDAESRHLVLLCKDETGYRNLSYMVSMAFVEGFYVRPRIDLELLREHHEGLIALSACLAGEIPRRLKNGDYEGAKRYAQEMSELFGEDNFYLEMQDHGIADQKLVNQGILRIHQETGLPIVATNDAHYLRKSDAASHDVLLCIQTGKTVEDANRMRYEPQNFYLRSEAEMAELFPREAIENTEKIARRCNVEFTFGKYHLPEFQLPEGYDSFSYMKKLCDEGYRRRYGDDNSHRPQLEYEQDMIEKMGFTDYFLIVSDFVRFAREAGIPVGPGRGSAAGSMVSYCLHITDIDPIQYGLYFERFLNPERVSMPDIDMDFGDTRRGEVVDYVRQKYGDDHVAQIVTFGTMAARGAIRDVGRVLNMPYAEVDVVAKQVPATLHITLDEALRLSKPLSDLYESDEKIHRLIDIARSIEGMPRHASTHAAGVVITKMPVYEYVPLAKNDDAVVCQYVMTTLEELGLLKMDFLGLRNLTVLDDAVKMLQLHQPGFRLEDIPEDDAETFEMLSRGQTSGVFQMESTGMTGVCVGLKPQNIEDITAIIALYRPGPMDSIPRFIASKQNPQMIRYRHPSLEPILSITYGCIVYQEQVIEIFRRLGGYSLGQADMVRRAISKKKAEQIKREKEAFIHGDAERGISGCVNNGIPEETAEAIYQEIYDFANYAFNKAHAVAYAVVAYQTAYFKCHYTKEYMAALLTSVLDNSDKVSEYIAECRDCGIKLLPPDINRSCDRFTVEEEGIRFGLVAIKNIGRGFIQSVMEERERGRFTSFQDFCERMTGSDMNKRAVENLIRSGAFSSLGARRSQLMAVYERVLDAIASSRRQNLEGQLDFFGSASEPSGAGHIQLPDVPEYTASELMSMEKDSTGLYLSGHPMDDYRDLARKSGAVSIASILEDFAQETGPARFADDQRVTIAGVVTSSKTKTTKNNSLMAYVMVEDDTASMELLCFSRVLEACGSYLKENQVVIVKGRLSVRDEKSPQIMADSIQPLREGLPEEAPAGRTDGKVLDGQVLYLRFPGAQSPEFEHMKLVFQMFPGTTPVKMRMADTGKLFGTNCLLHRALLEELRETIGGENIVIK
- a CDS encoding C-GCAxxG-C-C family protein gives rise to the protein MATNRAELALAYHQRGYNCAQSVLASFGDKTGLSEREALAVASGFGKGIGSGEELCGAFGGAVMVLGLMEYHPGQDPSEEKKRMYQQTCELKERFRRRFGMLRCNELLAAGKGPGRPCGALIEAAVVITEEYIMESTL